AATCGCTCGGCGCGGACACGGGCGCGGGGGCGGCCGCGGAAGTGGAATCCGGTTTGGCGCTTGCCGCGACGGCTGTGGATGATGGACCGCGATCGGGCACGGCCACGGGTGCGGTCGCGGGAGCCGGTTTGGTGGAATCAGCGGGAACCGGACCTTGGGCAACCGCCAGAGAGGCTGCGGCCAAGAGACCGAAGACGGGTATGAGTCGACGCATAGGCGGAATGTACCAAGACCTTCGCCGGTCGAGGGAATCCGCGAAGTCCGAAGGGATCAATCGAACCCGAGGACGTGGCGCATCGTGTACAATCCGGGAGTTTTGTCAGACGCCCAGATGCCTGCGCGGACCGCGCCATCGGCGAAGGTGCGGCGGCTTTCGGCGTGGTGGTGGATTTCGATCCGCTCGCCCTCGCCGAAGAAATTCACCCAGTGGTCGCCCACCACGGATCCACCGCGTACCGCGTGGATGCCGATTTCGCCTTCCGGACGGGCGCCGGTGAGGCCTTCGCGTCCGTAGTTGGCCACTTGGGCCAGATCCACCCCGCGGCCCTTGGCCAGGGAGTTGGCGAGCATGAGGGCCGTGCCGGAGGGCGCGTCCTTCTTGTGCTTGTGGTGGGCCTCGACGATTTCCGCGTCGTAGGCCGATGCACCCAGCACGGAAGCGGCCTTTTGGACCAGTTCCAGAAGCAGGTTCACGCCCACGGAGTAGTTGGCTGCCGCGACCACGGGAACGTGCTTGGCGGCTTCGCGAAGTGCGTCTTCGCCTGCCTGACCCATGCCGGTGGTGCCGATCACCAAGGGCATGCGATGCTGGGCAGCGCTTTGCAAAAGGGAGAGCGTGTTTTCCGGACTGGAGAAATCGATCACCACCCGGTTGGGGGCGGTCAGTTCCTTCCAGCTTGCGGTGACACGAACCGAGACGCCATCCACGCTGGATGGCGTCTCGGCAAGTTCGGGCCGATCGACGAGCCCCACCACCGGTTGCCCGGCGGCAAGGGCCGCTTCCTGCAGAGCGCGGCCCATGCGGCCCAACGCTCCGATGATGATCAGCCCTCGATCCATCTTAGCCCGCGGCCTTGACGACCCAGACCTTGACCTTGGCTTCCACGTCGGCGTGCAGGCGCACGGGGACATGGAATACGCCAAGAGCCTTGATCGGTTCATCCAGGACGATGAGCGCCTTGTCCAGCTTCACACCGGCTTCGGCGAGCTTCTCTGCGATTTCCTGCGATCCAACCGAACCGTAGAGCTTGTCGCCCTCGTGGACGCGGACGCTGACGGTCACGGAGATGCTGCCGAGCTTCTTGGAAAGCTCCTGGGCAGTGGCCTTGAGCTGGGTGTCGCGAGCGGCTTGACGCTTCTTTTCGACTTCCAGATTGTGCAGGTTGGCCTTGGTGGCGGCGAGCGCCAAGCCTTGGGGCAAAAGCCAGTTGCGGCCGAATCCATCACGGACCTTGACCACTTCGAAAGCCTTGCCGAGACCCTTGATATCAGACTTGAGGATGATATTCATGGCTATGGTCCCCCGATCAGCGCATGGTCTCTGCCACGAATGGCAGGAGTCCGATGATGCGCGCGCGCTTGATGGCGACGGCCAGCTCGCGCTGGTATTGCGCCGCTGTGCCCGACATGCGACGAGGAACGATCTTGCCACGCTCGTTGACGAAGCGGCGCAAAAGCTTTTCGTCCTTGTAGTCGATGTGGAGGATCTTGTTTTCGGTGAAGAAGCAGCTCTTCTTACGCTTGCGACGAATGGCCATGATCAGTCCTCCTTGTCCGAGAGGTCGGCGTCATCATTGGGCTCGACATCGGCGGTGGTCGGATTGAGGGAAGGCAAGCCGCAAGGATTGTCGACAACGGTCAGAAACCGCAGGATCGATTCATCCAGACGCAGCATGCGCTCGACTTCGGCGACGAGCGAGCCCTTGGTGGCGTGGTAGTAGTACACGGTGTAGTCGGCGTGGGACTGGCCCTGGATCTCGTAGGCGATCCGGCGCTTGCCCCAGCGATCAACACGGACGATCTCGCCGCCTGCGGCGATCATCTCCTGGTACTTGCGGACAGTCGCCTCGATGGCGGCGTCCTCCTGGTTCGTGCCGACAAGCACGACAGTCTCGTACAGCTTGGCCAAAACGGCCTCCCTCTGAACGTGGCCCCCGGCGGACCGGGAGCAGGGTGGATGTGACTCTCCCGGGAATCATTCCAAGGAGAGGGAGCGGAAGTGTAGCAAATGTTCCGCATCCGCTCAAATGCTTCCTCCTTGGAGGGGGCCTTGGGGCCAAGAAACACCAACGCCGCCCCGAGCGAATCGGTGCGGCGTTGGATGAGGGGCGTAGGCTCGAACGAATCTATCCGTGCAAGGCGTCGAGCTTCTCTTTGAGCACATCGGGGGTGAACGGTTTGACGATGTAGTTGGTGGCACCGGCCTGGATCGCCTCCAAGATCCTGGTCTTCTCGGATTCCGAGGTGACCATGATCACGGGGACCTTGGCGGTGGCGGGATTGGCGCGGATGGCTTTCAGCGCGTCGATGCCGGTCATGTTGGGCATGTTCCAGTCCATCAGGACCAGATCATAGGTGGTTTTGCCCACCTTGCTGACGGCATCCTGTCCATCTTCGGCTTCGTCCACATCGGTGAATCCGAGGGTGCCCAAGGTGTTTTTCTGGATGCGCCGCATCGTGCTGGAATCGTCGACGAGGAGGATTTTCATGATGTTTTCTCCTGGGTCACTTTTGTTCAGCGATGGCGATGCAGACTTCCACGACGAAGTCTCCATGCGTGCAGGTGAAGGGAATCACAATGCTCGGGATGTCCTTGGGCGTGGTGACCTTGTGGTTGGTCCCCACCACCACGGAGGGCAGCGAGATCGTGACATTGAGTCCAGACAGATCCGCCTTGGCCGCACCCGCGATGATGTTGGCCAGTTCGCCCACCGCGTCGGTGACGTCGGCGTCGATCTGGGTCACATTCAGGCCGATGAAAGCGGAAACAGTGGACAAGGCCGTTTTCGTCGGGAAGCTGATGATGACGGCCCCTTTAGCGCCGCCGGATAGACCGATGATCCCCGAAACGTCCTGGGCGAGACTGGGCTCGGCCTTCACGTACGGTGCAGCAGGCTGCGGGGTGGTGTTCACCATCGTTTGGAAGGTGGACATCGTGGCCTTGAGAAAGGGATTGATAAGCTCTGACCGCATTGCGGTGACTCCCCGGAAGAGGTGGAACGATCGGACTGTACCACGAGAACGGAATGGTGGTCAAGAAGTTTCTCCCACCGGTTTTTATTCGGCTGCGCCGGACTTTTCCGGACGCGGGTCCGGTGCCGTTTTCACGGCTTCCGCCGTGTTGGACCCGGGGCGGCCCGGGTGCCGTATTCACGGTGCGGCCGCGCACCGTGACCGCGGCCCAAGGGGCTCCGGCGCCCCTTGGGGATCCGGCCGCCGGGGGACACTAACTGGAACGGCCGTGCCGCAAGGGCCAGGTAGGCGGTGGGGATGGTGGGCTGCTGATTTGGCGAGGGTATCAGGGACGCGATCGGTATCGCCGATTCATTGGCCGTTCCATGAACCGTGTCCCCCGGACCCCCGCCGGTTTGGTTGGGGTGCCGGTCCTGTTTGATTGCCGGTTTTTGTCTGATGCGGGGTTTCCCGCGGGCGCTTCGCTGCGCGGTGGTGGGGTGGGAGGATGGGGGCGACGCCGCCGTTCCTGAAAAGTCGGCGTAGGGACAATCCTTGGATTGTCCATCCACCAGAAATGGAAGGAACGCAACAGGGGCGGCGGCGTATGCAGGCGGAATGGTTGTGGTGTTGTCACAAATTGACATGATGGTGTTGATGTGGGTGACATCGATTTTTGGGGGTGGCGAAAGGGGATGGCAACGGGGATTGGATACCTTCTTGGCTCTCACCCAAAGGACGATCGATGGCTCGCACGAATGCTTTCTCGTGTTTGATGGTTTCCGCGATGATGGCAGGGCTCCTTTCCCAAGCCGCTCCCGCGCAGTTGACAATCTCCAATCTGGTGCGCTACCAGGTGGTGCAGCGCGATGCCAACGCCATGACCGCCACGTTCGCGGATTCCGGGGCCTGCCCTGCCGCTACGGCCAAGATCCAACTGCGGCTGACCAAGCAATCGGATGGGGCTGTGGTGGGGGCGTTTGCCTGGAAAGACTTGGTCAATGTTTCGGTGACGGGTACCAAGTGGAAGGGCACCTTCCCGGCCTTGCCCGTGGGGGGCGAGTACAAGGCTCAATTGCGGGCGTTGGATGGGACCGGTGCCGTGATCGATTCCACGGCCGTGATCGACCGCCTGTTGGTGGGCGATGTGTGGCTTTGCTCCGGGCAATCGAACATGCAACAGGACCCCGGTACCAAGCTGGATACCAACTTTGTCCATACCCGCGTGATCTGGGCCTCCGAACCCGGCACCAAAGAAGGCAAGCCCTGGGGGACCACGGTCACCAACGGGCCGTCGACCTCGTTTGGCAACCAACTGGCCAGCCTTACGGGAATTCCGGTGGGGATCGTGTATGCCGCCAAAGGGGGCACCTCGATCACCGATTGGTTCTACACCGCTGACTCCGGCCTGTTCCACAAGATGTCGCGCTTTCTGGACAAAGGAATCGCGGGATGGAAGATCGGTGGGTTCTTGTGGTACCAAGGCGAAAACGAAGACCAGCAGGATACCTGGGCCACGCGGTACTTCGCGAAATTTTCACGCATGCGCGACACCATCCGCGCCCTTAGCGGAAACCCCAAACTGCCCATGATCGCTGTGCAATTGGAAAGTTGGGACGGAACCTCGCTGTTTCCACTCAACCCTTACGGACGCTGGGTCCGCTGGCCCATCACCCGCGATCAGCAAGAGTTGATTGGCCGGGCGGATTCGTTCTCCACCTGCGCACCCATCTGGCCCGCCGCAGGATTGCACATCAACGGCAAGAACCAAGCATTGTTGGGCACCTACGCCGCCGCCAAGGCTACGCGCCAGTTCTACAAGAGCGTGGCCGCAGACCCAGGCGCTGGGCCTGTGTTCAGTCAAGCTTGGTTTGCCGACACCACCCGCAAGACCATCATGGTCCAGTTCGAAGGCGTCAAGGGAAGGCTTCTCCACCCAGCCGATCCCAACCACCTCGGGTTCTACGTGATGGACCCGAAAGTCTTCGACATTAACGATTCCACCATCTTTACCTACGGCACGGATTCAAAGGGCAATCCCGCCAAGATGCTCAAGGCGATCCAGTCGATCGACACGGTGGGTCCCGACAAGATCAGGATCCAACTGGCCCAAGCGGCGACGGATTCCGTTACGATCGGGTACGGACGGCACATCCAGCTGGTGTCGCTTTCGCCTCTGACCGATGCCTCCGGGATCCCGGTGCCCACGTTCTTCAATCGCCCGATCGCCAAGGCCCCGGTCACGAGTTCCGTGAAGGCCGTGGTTGGCCGTCGTGCGGTTGCAACACTCGAGTTCGATGGATCGCGGGTGCGGGTGAGGGATGCCAAGGGGTGGCGGGATTTGTCGGGCACGAGGTCGCTCCGCTGAGGTTTTTCTACGGCTGCGCCTGGCTTTCTTTCAACTGCGTTGGGCTTTTTCCGGACGCGGGTCCGGATGCCGTATTCACGGCTTCCGCCGTGGGACCTTTTCGGCTGCGCCGGGCTTTTCCAGGCGCGGGCCTGGAGGCCGTTCCTGGGTGCATCGGCACCCAGACCCCGACCCAGGGGACGAACGCGCGTCCCCTGGGCACCCGCGCGCCGGGGGGCTCAAATTGGAACGGCCAAGCCGGCTCGCCAGGGCTGCGGGTGGAATGAATGCCGTGGCCTTGGACGTATGGCATCAGGGTCGCGATCGGTATCCTCATGACACTGGCCGTTCCAGTGCTCGAGCCCCCCGGTCCCCCTCAATTCGGCTGAAATGCCTGTTCGGCAGAATTCGGTAATGCCAGATTTGCAGCTCATTCCCCTCCTTTGGAGGGGTGTCCCGGAGGGGCGGGGTGGTCTGGTTCGGCAAGGCGGTTTTTGAATGCCAATTTCCGGCATCGCTTCGCTGGCCGGGTGGGGTGGCGGAATGGCTGGGCTGGAGAAAAGCCGCCGTTCCCTGAGTGACGGCGAAGCCGTTGTATCGACAACTGCGGTAATTGGGGCCTCGGTTGGGCGCTGTAAGCGCCAAGGGCGGCGGCGTAGGTTGACATGGTGGGGGATTGGTTGTGATGCTGCCGTAGGGGACGGTCGTGACCGTTCCGGGGCTGGGATCCGCCGTTCCCTGTGGGCCGGCGTAGGGGCAATCCTCGGATTGCCCCTAAAACAGAAATGGACGGAACGCAAAAATGGCGGCGGCGTAGGTAGGTGCGGTGGTGTGTGGGTGGTTTGATGCCGGATTATGTCTGATGCTGTTTTGCCCGCGGACGCTTCGCTGAGCGGTGGTTTGAATCGTTCAGCATTTGGGGGCGTGGAGGGGGATGCGCAGGGAGAAGGATTGGGTGGTGGCGTCCGGGTAGATCCGTACGAAGGTGAGGATCTCGTCGCTATCGGTGAACAGGAGGTCCAGGTTCCCCTTCGACTCGTTGTCCCAGGCGTAGAGCAGCTTGTGCTGGCCAAGGCTGGTGTAGGGGAGATCGCCGAGGTCGGCGAAGCGAAATGGCTTGGCTCCGTGCAGGGTGTTCAGTTCGGCTCGAAATCCCGGGCCTCCGCAATTGTCGCGGGATTTCATGGAAACGAAACCAATTTCCTGCTCCCCCAGCTGGAAGAAACTGCGCTCGGTGGGAGCATATTCCATCCAGGATTCGGGAAATTGTTCGATGCCCTCGTCCGAGCTGGAGTGCGACTCCGTGTAGGTTTTGTACGCGGATTGGATGCGCGAGTAGGGATCGGATCCACGGATGAAGGTGTCGATCGATGATTCTGAGCCTGGGAATTCATCCAACGATTCCGAAAGGTGGGGATGTCCCAGCTTGGAAAGTCGAGCCCAGACGGGTTGCTCTCCGTGGAACTGCAGGTCGGGGCCGGACATGGTTGTGTCGAATGCATCGAATACAGCCACCAGGACACAGGCTGCACTCAGATTCCGGAATTCATCCTCCGACAATTTGTGGTCGGGGTGAGCCTCCAAGATTTCCCGGAACCCATCCTCGCCGTCGGATGCGATGCTCACGAGCTTGAAGGATTTGACTGTGACTCGCCGGTCCTCGCCATTGGGTGTATAAATCGTGAATGACTTACCGATCAGATCGAACCACTCCTGGCGGAGAGAATTCGTGTCGACCTTGGCGATGGCCAAATACTGGTTCAGCATCTTCGCTTGGCCCACGATGGGATAGCGAAGGCTGTTTGTATCTACCAAGATGCTGTTGCCAAACAGCACCACCCCGAATCCAGGAAAGAACTCGGTGGGTTCGTTCACCCGGAAATCCACATAATCCTTGGGTGGCGGATTCGGTTGGGGCGAAGGGGCCACATGCTCGTTCGATGCCGGTTCAGGGGTCGCGGGAGGGTTGTCCTGCTTGCAGGAAACGAACAGCAGGAGGGTGAACAGGGAGAGGATGCGCATGGGGGGTAAGGTAATTCGGCCACTGCCAGGAGCCTCTCTCCAGCCAATGACTTCCGGAAGCCTCCCTTCGCCAGTTGGGTCGGAATGGGAATTGTGCCGATTTTGCGGGAAACTAGGGAATCATGGATCGGTTTCGCACTTTTGAGGGCATGAACGCCCATCCTGTCTTGGAGCTCATGGCCCGCCGCCTCAAGGAACGTAGCGAACCCGGCCATCGCCGCGATGGATTCCGGCTGGCCCTGGTGGTGGAAGGCGGCGCCATGCGCGGCGTGGTCTCCAGCGGGATGCTCTGGGCCTTGGAAGAGGCGGGGTTCCTGCCTTGCTTTGATTTGGCGGTGGGGTGCTCGGCTGGCGCCATGAATGCGTCGTCCTTTTTGGCCGGGGTGGCGGGCGCCTGCACGCGCGAGTACGCCGGGGCCTTCAGCTCCAAACGGTTCATCCAGCCGGCGCGGGCCTTGATTGGACGCGCCGTGATCGACCTGGATTACAGCCTGGACTTTTCCAGTACCATCCTGGATGCCCACCGGTTCCAGCGGGTGCTGGAAAGTCCCATCCCGCTCCATTGCATCGCCACGGATGTGGACCAGGCACGGCGCGCCTTGTTGTCGG
This DNA window, taken from Fibrobacterota bacterium, encodes the following:
- a CDS encoding 4-hydroxy-tetrahydrodipicolinate reductase, producing MDRGLIIIGALGRMGRALQEAALAAGQPVVGLVDRPELAETPSSVDGVSVRVTASWKELTAPNRVVIDFSSPENTLSLLQSAAQHRMPLVIGTTGMGQAGEDALREAAKHVPVVAAANYSVGVNLLLELVQKAASVLGASAYDAEIVEAHHKHKKDAPSGTALMLANSLAKGRGVDLAQVANYGREGLTGARPEGEIGIHAVRGGSVVGDHWVNFFGEGERIEIHHHAESRRTFADGAVRAGIWASDKTPGLYTMRHVLGFD
- a CDS encoding 50S ribosomal protein L9, translated to MNIILKSDIKGLGKAFEVVKVRDGFGRNWLLPQGLALAATKANLHNLEVEKKRQAARDTQLKATAQELSKKLGSISVTVSVRVHEGDKLYGSVGSQEIAEKLAEAGVKLDKALIVLDEPIKALGVFHVPVRLHADVEAKVKVWVVKAAG
- a CDS encoding 30S ribosomal protein S18, giving the protein MAIRRKRKKSCFFTENKILHIDYKDEKLLRRFVNERGKIVPRRMSGTAAQYQRELAVAIKRARIIGLLPFVAETMR
- the rpsF gene encoding 30S ribosomal protein S6, which produces MAKLYETVVLVGTNQEDAAIEATVRKYQEMIAAGGEIVRVDRWGKRRIAYEIQGQSHADYTVYYYHATKGSLVAEVERMLRLDESILRFLTVVDNPCGLPSLNPTTADVEPNDDADLSDKED
- a CDS encoding response regulator gives rise to the protein MKILLVDDSSTMRRIQKNTLGTLGFTDVDEAEDGQDAVSKVGKTTYDLVLMDWNMPNMTGIDALKAIRANPATAKVPVIMVTSESEKTRILEAIQAGATNYIVKPFTPDVLKEKLDALHG
- a CDS encoding chemotaxis protein CheX, whose translation is MRSELINPFLKATMSTFQTMVNTTPQPAAPYVKAEPSLAQDVSGIIGLSGGAKGAVIISFPTKTALSTVSAFIGLNVTQIDADVTDAVGELANIIAGAAKADLSGLNVTISLPSVVVGTNHKVTTPKDIPSIVIPFTCTHGDFVVEVCIAIAEQK